One part of the Gadus macrocephalus chromosome 8, ASM3116895v1 genome encodes these proteins:
- the LOC132462545 gene encoding uncharacterized protein LOC132462545 isoform X3 produces the protein MFNPFKTAVSPPPKRLAEAVKIEGKKIEGRSGTLDVYTLPLEAQSMEIEGCKCFMFGKDFGRKNRTIMVLGATGAGKSTMVNRMINYILGVTGDDTFRFKLVDEGTAKSQAHSQTSEVTVYKLNHREGFQIDYSLTIVDTPGFGDTRGIERDGLIMSQLENLFSAKSGISEIDAICFVAQASLARLTTTQKYVFDSVLRIFGKDVAENIRILVTFADNTKPLVLGAINEFGVPCPKTKNGLPIHFKFNNSIPGAYNENEGGDVEEDGNNDEDDDDDDEEEEGLKKCWDMGTKNMKKLFSDLKVIETKSLTLTKEVLRQRAQLEISIENIENKVKLALTKLEEIKKESQILQAHESAIADSKEFDYEVSVTRPVKVKTEEYSMNCEECNVTCHKSCWVRQGIDLVKTVVTFLPTIPTPVTNYFCEIFTWAGKCKECKGECPTTKHALEAFYWGSETVKEKRTYEELNKQYARASKKAMSVGDIIKQMELEYDHLEDEVVGLMERSAQCLNTLKQIALRPDPISTPEYIDLLIEGEKSEGKPGYLERICKLMELKKKAITTGEVASGATAHSILR, from the coding sequence ATGTTTAATCCTTTTAAAACAGCGGTTTCGCCCCCCCCTAAGCGGTTGGCAGAAGCTGTTAAGATAGAAGGCAAGAAGATTGAAGGACGTTCAGGTACTCTGGACGTTTACACACTTCCTCTGGAAGCCCAGTCCATGGAGATAGAGGGATGCAAATGCTTCATGTTTGGAAAAGACTTTGGTAGAAAGAACCGCACAATCATGGTTCTAGGAGCCACTGGGGCGGGCAAGTCCACCATGGTCAACAGGATGATCAACTACATCTTGGGTGTCACAGGGGACGATACCTTTAGATTCAAGTTGGTAGACGAAGGCACGGCCAAGTCTCAGGCTCACAGCCAGACCTCTGAAGTCACCGTGTACAAGCTCAACCACCGGGAGGGCTTCCAGATCGACTACTCCCTGACTATTGTGGATACGCCGGGTTTCGGAGACACGAGAGGCATAGAAAGAGATGGGTTGATTATGAGTCAGCTAGAAAATTTATTCTCGGCTAAAAGTGGAATCAGCGAGATTGATGCCATCTGCTTCGTGGCCCAAGCATCTTTAGCTCGGCTTACAACGACACAGAAATACGTCTTTGATTCGGTGCTCCGCATATTTGGCAAAGATGTGGCAGAGAACATCCGGATTCTGGTGACATTTGCAGATAACACAAAACCTCTGGTTCTCGGGGCGATCAATGAGTTCGGGGTCCCATGTCCTAAAACGAAAAATGGTTTACCAATTCACTTCAAATTCAATAACTCTATACCTGGTGCATACAACGAAAATGAGGGGGGTGACGTTGAAGAAGATGGAAacaatgatgaggatgatgatgatgatgatgaggaagaagaaggcCTTAAAAAGTGTTGGGACATGGGAaccaaaaacatgaaaaaattaTTTTCTGATCTGAAAGTCATTGAGACCAAGAGCTTGACCTTAACCAAGGAGGTGCTCAGACAGAGAGCTCAGCTGGAGATCTCCATTGAGAATATCGAGAATAAGGTGAAATTGGCCTTAACTAAACTTGAGGAGATTAAAAAAGAATCTCAAATTCTCCAAGCACACGAGTCAGCTATCGCAGACAGTAAGGAATTTGATTATGAGGTCAGTGTCACAAGGCCTGTTAAAGTTAAAACCGAAGAATACTCAATGAACTGTGAGGAATGTAATGTCACTTGCCACAAATCATGCTGGGTAAGGCAGGGTATCGACCTGGTTAAGACTGTGGTAACGTTTCTTCCCACAATTCCAACTCCCGTGACAAATTATTTTTGTGAGATCTTTACCTGGGCTGGTAAATGCAAAGAATGCAAAGGCGAGTGCCCTACAACGAAGCATGCCCTGGAGGCTTTCTACTGGGGTTCCGAGACGGTGAAAGAAAAACGAACCTACGAAGAGCTGAACAAACAGTATGCGAGGGCCTCTAAGAAAGCCATGTCCGTTGGTGACATCATCAAACAGATGGAGCTGGAGTACGACCACCTAGAGGACGAGGTGGTCGGGCTGATGGAGCGCTCAGCCCAGTGTCTCAACACCCTGAAGCAGATCGCTCTGAGGCCCGATCCAATCTCAACACCTGAATACATCGACCTGctgatagagggagagaagtcaGAGGGCAAGCCTGGCTACCTGGAGCGCATCTGTAAACTCATGGAGCTGAAGAAAAAGGCCATTACCACGGGGGAGGTTGCTAGTGGGGCCACAGCACACTCAATTTTGCGGTAG